One Frankia alni ACN14a DNA window includes the following coding sequences:
- a CDS encoding Jag family protein: MTGSAPDLAVDGAGVSEEQGSPEEAGLSPQERRLVDLEQEGEIAADYIEGLLDIVDMDGDLDLDVEGGRAVVAVVGERLDKLIGTGGETLEALQELTRLAVLQKTGNRSRLMLDVGGHRARRRVELRKIATAAAERAIERGKPETLAPMTPFERKVVHDAIAEIDGVHSESEGEEPSRRVVILLG; the protein is encoded by the coding sequence ATGACCGGTTCGGCACCTGACCTGGCTGTGGATGGAGCTGGAGTCTCCGAAGAGCAAGGCTCCCCGGAGGAGGCCGGGCTCAGCCCGCAGGAGCGGCGACTCGTCGACCTCGAACAGGAGGGGGAGATCGCCGCCGACTACATCGAGGGCCTGCTCGACATCGTCGACATGGACGGCGACCTCGATCTCGACGTCGAGGGTGGTCGGGCTGTCGTCGCGGTGGTCGGCGAGAGGCTCGACAAGCTGATCGGGACCGGCGGTGAGACCCTCGAGGCGCTGCAGGAACTCACCAGGCTCGCCGTCCTGCAGAAGACCGGGAACCGTAGCCGCCTCATGCTCGACGTCGGCGGTCACCGAGCGCGGCGTCGGGTCGAACTCCGTAAGATCGCGACGGCGGCGGCGGAGCGCGCGATCGAACGGGGCAAGCCCGAGACGCTCGCCCCGATGACCCCGTTCGAGCGCAAGGTCGTCCACGACGCCATCGCCGAGATCGACGGCGTCCACAGTGAGTCCGAGGGCGAGGAGCCGAGCCGGCGGGTCGTCATCCTGCTCGGCTGA